A single bacterium DNA region contains:
- the ala gene encoding alanine dehydrogenase: MHKNKTLILNGKTIKKLVGMKDAIEAVEKAFYALGEGKTKMPAKLYLNLPEYNGDFRAMPAYIEGFKGCSMKWVNVHPDNKKKGLPTVMAIIILSDPDNGFPLCIMDAGYATALRTGAAGGIAAKYLARCDSQDIALVGCGAQAKTQLLALDKFFNIKKVKVWGFKTSEAETFIKKMDKNFKMAVCGTVKECVYGCDIVVTTTPSREPIVKLEWLKEGVHINAIGADSKGKEELDPGILKKARIIVDCWEQASHSGEINVPLSSGIISKENIFADIGEIVTGKKRSRTRDKEITVFDSTGLAIQDTAIANVIYEKALREKKGRYIELI, encoded by the coding sequence ATGCATAAAAATAAAACTTTAATTTTGAACGGTAAAACAATAAAAAAGTTAGTCGGGATGAAAGATGCAATTGAGGCTGTTGAAAAAGCATTTTATGCTTTAGGTGAAGGAAAAACCAAAATGCCCGCAAAATTATATTTGAATTTACCCGAATATAATGGAGATTTCAGGGCGATGCCTGCTTATATTGAAGGTTTTAAAGGATGCAGTATGAAATGGGTGAATGTGCATCCGGATAACAAGAAAAAAGGGCTTCCGACGGTTATGGCAATTATTATTTTAAGCGATCCGGATAATGGTTTTCCTTTATGCATTATGGATGCGGGTTACGCGACAGCGTTAAGGACAGGCGCGGCGGGGGGTATCGCGGCAAAATACCTCGCGAGATGCGATTCACAGGATATCGCGCTTGTGGGATGCGGCGCACAGGCAAAAACCCAGCTTTTGGCGCTGGACAAATTTTTTAATATTAAAAAAGTGAAAGTATGGGGCTTTAAAACAAGCGAGGCAGAAACGTTTATTAAAAAAATGGATAAGAATTTTAAAATGGCAGTCTGCGGCACAGTTAAAGAATGTGTTTATGGCTGTGACATAGTTGTTACAACAACGCCTTCGCGAGAACCAATAGTTAAACTGGAATGGCTGAAAGAAGGAGTTCATATAAACGCAATTGGAGCGGATTCAAAAGGCAAGGAAGAACTTGACCCCGGTATTTTAAAAAAAGCGAGGATAATTGTGGACTGCTGGGAACAGGCGTCTCACAGCGGCGAGATAAATGTGCCGTTAAGCAGTGGAATAATCTCAAAGGAAAACATCTTTGCCGACATAGGAGAAATAGTTACAGGCAAAAAAAGAAGCAGGACCCGTGACAAAGAAATAACGGTTTTTGATTCTACAGGCCTCGCGATACAGGACACGGCTATAGCGAACGTAATTTATGAAAAAGCATTAAGAGAAAAGAAAGGCAGATATATTGAATTAATTTAG
- a CDS encoding PAS domain S-box protein yields the protein MDLIFYYFQNNLDVVFLIYGLAFIVMGNVILVQPREKSAFEIANVLWLLALFGITHGTNELLDMWTIIKGRHSVSDVIRWFILAVSYVFLFEFGRQLFCLAASNTNSWHKKFSKLLTWWLTPAIAAFILIVSAASSDFWTAGTTWTRYLFGFPGGVLISLGFFLYYKLEKETLEQLKVKKYFKSIGSSFLVYGILGGLVVPKGNFFPANYINTDSFLSIVHIPVQVFRALCAIIVARATSGILKIFNWEIRTKLEEAHTMLKGQLKEIEKSYMEVVENSSDIIYFIDTNNFIIRSNRQGYESFHYLKTEIIGKHLKELCTFELWKDIENCLEKLKREGTFLIERGNIIKKDGEKLDVTIHLVSIYDSKKTFAGIRVIIRDITKKVKLEEEQAKRVKELEDFYEMAIGRELKMLELKEEINRLNKKLKSKNHEI from the coding sequence ATGGATTTAATCTTTTATTACTTTCAAAATAATTTAGATGTTGTATTTCTTATTTACGGCTTGGCATTTATTGTAATGGGGAATGTCATTTTAGTCCAGCCGAGGGAAAAAAGCGCGTTTGAAATCGCAAATGTTTTGTGGCTTCTGGCATTATTCGGCATAACACACGGGACAAACGAGCTCTTAGACATGTGGACTATAATTAAAGGAAGACACTCTGTCTCAGATGTAATACGCTGGTTTATACTGGCTGTTTCTTATGTTTTCTTATTTGAATTCGGCAGGCAGCTCTTTTGTCTGGCAGCATCGAACACAAATTCGTGGCATAAAAAATTTTCTAAACTGCTTACCTGGTGGTTAACACCCGCAATAGCTGCTTTTATCCTGATTGTAAGCGCCGCATCTTCCGACTTTTGGACAGCGGGCACTACCTGGACGAGATATCTTTTTGGTTTTCCAGGCGGAGTTTTAATCAGCCTCGGCTTCTTTTTATACTATAAACTGGAAAAAGAAACATTAGAACAACTGAAGGTAAAAAAATATTTTAAATCAATAGGATCATCATTTTTAGTTTATGGTATCCTTGGGGGATTAGTAGTCCCGAAAGGGAATTTCTTCCCGGCCAATTATATTAACACGGATTCATTTCTATCAATAGTCCACATCCCTGTCCAGGTATTCCGCGCTTTATGCGCTATAATTGTTGCGCGGGCGACAAGCGGCATACTTAAAATTTTCAACTGGGAAATAAGGACTAAACTCGAAGAAGCCCATACAATGTTAAAAGGACAATTAAAGGAAATTGAAAAGAGCTACATGGAAGTTGTTGAAAACTCCTCTGATATAATCTATTTTATAGATACAAATAATTTTATTATCCGTTCAAACAGGCAGGGGTATGAATCTTTTCATTATTTAAAAACAGAAATTATAGGCAAACATCTTAAAGAATTATGCACCTTTGAACTATGGAAGGATATAGAAAACTGCTTAGAAAAGCTTAAACGTGAAGGGACATTTTTAATCGAGAGAGGGAATATAATAAAAAAAGATGGCGAAAAACTGGATGTTACAATACATTTAGTTTCAATTTACGATTCTAAAAAAACTTTTGCAGGCATAAGAGTAATAATCAGGGATATAACAAAAAAAGTAAAGCTTGAAGAAGAACAGGCAAAAAGGGTGAAAGAACTTGAAGATTTCTACGAAATGGCCATTGGCAGGGAGCTTAAAATGCTTGAACTTAAGGAAGAAATAAACAGGCTTAATAAAAAACTAAAAAGTAAAAATCATGAAATCTAA
- a CDS encoding HD domain-containing phosphohydrolase, with protein sequence MKSKFSLFIGAFGWLIFITYLFYDYNEHGEYLFRHLFLANTFYENFLHVLILITPIGSTLTAYLTDERKKLLVKAQQSEKQLEHAANEWKETFDSMPYGAMLVDNKFNILRINKYFSDLYKIPIKELISKKCYEVFHKKNNPIDDCPLEKSLKTRHSETYEYYNKNFNKYFKVNITPVFGGGSAPIGFVHLLIDITEAKEQQNKLIKSRNAFFNMLKDTDGAHKDLKELYHDLIVAFANAIDAKSHWTKGHSIGVAKYAVAIAREMGIKEHDIDILNIAALLHDIGKIGTDDEILDKTTKLTDEEFALIKKHTIQGEEILKPIKSLNTIVSIIRSHHEKIDGKGYPDNLKGDNIPLLARILCVADSYDAMTSERPYRSSISKKDALSEIKRCSGTQFDTQVVEALFKLEEKEKT encoded by the coding sequence ATGAAATCTAAATTTAGCCTTTTTATCGGCGCATTCGGGTGGTTGATATTTATAACATATCTTTTCTATGATTATAACGAGCACGGCGAATATTTATTCCGGCACCTGTTTTTAGCAAATACTTTTTATGAAAATTTCCTGCATGTCCTTATTTTAATAACACCTATTGGTTCAACGTTAACCGCATACCTGACAGATGAAAGAAAAAAACTCCTGGTAAAGGCACAGCAGTCTGAAAAACAATTAGAACACGCGGCCAACGAATGGAAGGAAACATTTGACTCTATGCCTTATGGCGCTATGCTGGTTGATAATAAATTTAATATCTTGAGGATAAATAAATATTTTTCCGACCTCTATAAAATACCTATAAAAGAGTTAATCTCAAAAAAATGTTATGAGGTATTTCACAAAAAAAATAATCCCATAGATGATTGTCCGTTAGAAAAGTCATTAAAAACCCGGCATTCAGAAACATACGAATATTATAATAAGAATTTCAATAAGTATTTTAAAGTAAATATTACACCTGTATTTGGCGGAGGGTCGGCCCCAATAGGTTTTGTCCACTTGTTAATTGATATTACAGAAGCTAAAGAGCAGCAAAATAAACTTATTAAAAGCAGGAACGCCTTTTTTAATATGCTTAAGGATACTGACGGCGCTCATAAAGATTTAAAAGAATTATACCACGACCTTATTGTTGCCTTTGCAAACGCAATAGACGCGAAAAGTCACTGGACAAAAGGCCATTCTATAGGTGTTGCCAAATATGCCGTGGCTATAGCCAGGGAAATGGGAATAAAAGAACACGATATAGATATTCTTAATATCGCGGCTTTGCTGCACGATATCGGGAAGATAGGAACGGATGATGAAATACTCGATAAAACAACTAAACTGACTGACGAGGAATTCGCGCTTATAAAAAAGCATACTATCCAGGGGGAAGAAATTTTAAAACCAATAAAAAGTTTAAATACTATTGTGTCCATTATAAGATCACATCATGAAAAAATCGACGGGAAAGGTTATCCCGATAACCTTAAAGGCGATAATATACCGCTTCTCGCGAGAATATTGTGCGTCGCCGATTCTTACGACGCGATGACTTCCGAAAGGCCATACCGCTCTTCAATCAGCAAAAAAGACGCTTTATCTGAAATAAAAAGATGTTCCGGGACACAATTCGACACACAGGTTGTTGAAGCACTTTTTAAACTCGAGGAAAAAGAAAAAACATAA
- a CDS encoding ABC transporter ATP-binding protein: MHNNPFIYDTKSKAYDHAVMTRLLKYLLPQKKYIVFALLLLTANSLLILINPYLVKVAVDSYILQGSLAGLNKIAVLYLLVITLSFIARYTLMYTSELIGQRTIHNIRMEIFNHVIELPNSFFDKSPVGKIMTSLTNDMETLNELFTSGIIMTISDITMLIGIIIAMIVLSTKLALVVFSVLPFLIIASLIFRKKVTVSFRTIRSKIAAINAYLQENISGIKTVKIFSREEKNFGQFDKLNREHLDAYLDTIFYYSVFYPVVELIGAAGIALIIWYGGFGVIQKTVPIGILIAFLQYMEKFFRPIEDLSEKYNIFLSAVVSGERVFRLLDTKDTIINPENPAKTGNFKDNITFKNVYFSYKADPAEPGYVLRDLNFTIKKGEKVAIVGHTGAGKTSIMNILGRFYEIQKGEILIDGININHIDKKDLRRLFGLIQQELFLFPGSFRDNISLGDKNISFERIKNSACLSRANTFIEKYEKQYDQNVFERGAILSTGQKQLLSFARALAFDPEILLMDEATSNVDLETERLIQEGMENLLKNRTAIIIAHRLSTIRHADKIIVMHKGMIKEEGPHEELLKKHGIYYKLYQMQFK, encoded by the coding sequence ATGCACAATAACCCCTTTATTTACGATACCAAATCGAAGGCGTATGACCACGCGGTAATGACGAGGCTTTTGAAATACCTTTTACCGCAAAAAAAATACATTGTTTTCGCGTTACTGCTTTTGACCGCGAATTCATTATTGATATTGATAAACCCATACCTTGTCAAGGTGGCGGTGGATTCTTACATTCTCCAGGGAAGCCTTGCGGGCCTCAATAAGATCGCGGTTTTATACCTTTTGGTCATAACACTTTCTTTCATCGCCCGTTACACTCTGATGTATACAAGTGAACTCATCGGGCAAAGGACCATCCACAATATAAGGATGGAGATTTTTAACCATGTTATAGAACTTCCCAATTCTTTTTTCGACAAGAGCCCTGTAGGGAAAATCATGACAAGCCTGACTAACGACATGGAGACATTAAATGAACTTTTTACGTCGGGCATTATCATGACAATAAGCGATATAACCATGCTTATCGGGATTATTATCGCGATGATTGTCTTAAGCACAAAACTCGCGCTTGTGGTTTTTTCCGTCCTGCCTTTTTTAATAATCGCTTCGCTCATTTTCCGGAAGAAAGTAACTGTAAGTTTCAGGACTATAAGGAGCAAGATCGCGGCGATAAACGCATACCTGCAGGAAAATATCTCAGGCATTAAAACGGTAAAAATATTCAGCCGCGAAGAAAAAAATTTCGGACAATTCGACAAGTTAAACAGAGAACATCTTGACGCATATCTTGACACGATTTTTTACTATTCCGTGTTTTACCCGGTCGTGGAACTTATCGGGGCCGCCGGCATCGCGTTAATTATCTGGTATGGAGGTTTTGGGGTAATCCAGAAAACCGTTCCGATTGGGATTTTAATAGCTTTCCTGCAATATATGGAAAAATTTTTCAGGCCTATTGAAGATTTAAGCGAAAAATACAATATTTTTCTTTCCGCTGTTGTATCAGGTGAACGGGTATTCAGGCTCCTTGACACAAAAGATACCATTATTAATCCTGAAAATCCTGCCAAAACCGGCAATTTTAAAGATAATATAACGTTCAAAAACGTGTATTTTTCTTATAAAGCTGACCCGGCTGAACCGGGCTATGTTTTGCGGGATTTAAACTTTACGATAAAAAAGGGCGAGAAGGTCGCGATTGTGGGGCACACAGGGGCGGGAAAGACTTCAATCATGAATATACTCGGCAGGTTTTATGAAATACAAAAAGGCGAAATTTTAATTGACGGTATAAACATAAACCATATTGACAAAAAAGATTTGCGCAGGCTTTTCGGCCTTATCCAGCAGGAGTTATTTCTTTTTCCCGGGAGTTTCAGGGATAATATATCCCTCGGGGATAAAAACATTAGTTTTGAAAGGATAAAAAATTCAGCTTGTTTATCCCGGGCAAACACATTTATTGAAAAATATGAAAAGCAATATGATCAAAATGTATTTGAACGGGGAGCGATTCTATCAACCGGGCAAAAACAGCTTCTTTCTTTCGCGAGGGCGCTCGCGTTTGATCCTGAAATTTTGCTGATGGACGAGGCTACCTCCAACGTCGATCTTGAAACAGAAAGACTGATTCAGGAGGGTATGGAAAACCTCTTAAAAAACCGTACCGCCATCATCATCGCACACCGCCTCTCAACCATTCGCCACGCCGACAAGATTATCGTGATGCATAAGGGAATGATTAAGGAAGAAGGACCTCACGAAGAATTGCTTAAAAAACATGGAATTTATTATAAACTTTACCAGATGCAATTTAAATAA
- a CDS encoding putative glycoside hydrolase, translating to MKAYHTIFTLILLQVFAFEVFARSPLRYASYEKEKSMVLTKNQRGLHFTPWCFSSREKTREILDYYKQSNLNMIVIAMKTEDGLLPYESKVQLAQKIGACKPVIKNVKLLVREFQNMGIYTIARVVVFQDTVLSRGQPGWALSKNGNWTKPYHPMVWKYNLSIIKELVDFGFDEINFDYIRFPNPGDRGSYQKPGNALRPYEAIEGFLEYLYKNIKSYNSSIKLSADVFGIACMNKREDIEILGQRIGYMSKYLDYICPMNYPSHIADEFSVINNPRFHPYEAMKYLTEKTLCNATLTKAKVRPWIQDFSYRVNDVFNGNYVLSQIKAVNDTEATGWLAWNAWGNYSWPVYQKRKKTLPL from the coding sequence ATGAAGGCTTATCACACAATATTTACTTTGATTTTACTGCAGGTATTTGCTTTTGAGGTCTTTGCAAGGTCCCCTTTAAGATATGCTTCTTATGAAAAAGAAAAAAGCATGGTTCTTACGAAAAACCAGAGAGGATTGCACTTTACCCCCTGGTGCTTTTCAAGCAGGGAAAAAACAAGGGAAATACTTGATTACTATAAACAATCGAATTTGAACATGATTGTAATCGCGATGAAAACGGAAGACGGTTTACTGCCATATGAAAGCAAAGTGCAATTAGCCCAAAAAATAGGGGCCTGTAAACCGGTAATTAAAAACGTAAAGCTCCTGGTACGGGAATTCCAAAATATGGGGATTTATACAATCGCGCGCGTTGTGGTTTTCCAGGATACGGTTTTGTCAAGGGGCCAGCCTGGATGGGCCCTGTCAAAAAACGGGAATTGGACAAAACCTTATCATCCGATGGTGTGGAAATATAATCTGTCAATAATAAAAGAACTGGTGGATTTTGGATTTGATGAAATAAATTTTGATTATATCCGTTTTCCAAATCCCGGGGACAGGGGGAGCTATCAAAAACCCGGAAATGCCTTACGGCCATATGAAGCGATTGAGGGTTTTTTGGAATATCTTTATAAGAATATAAAATCATATAATAGTTCAATTAAGCTTTCAGCGGATGTTTTTGGGATAGCATGCATGAATAAGCGGGAGGATATTGAGATACTTGGGCAGCGTATTGGTTACATGTCCAAATACTTGGATTATATTTGCCCGATGAATTATCCTTCCCATATTGCTGATGAATTTTCGGTCATTAATAATCCGCGGTTTCATCCCTATGAAGCGATGAAATATTTAACAGAAAAAACATTATGCAACGCGACATTGACAAAAGCGAAAGTCAGGCCGTGGATCCAGGATTTTTCTTACCGCGTTAACGATGTCTTTAACGGTAATTATGTGCTTTCCCAGATAAAAGCTGTAAATGATACTGAAGCAACGGGATGGCTTGCGTGGAACGCGTGGGGAAATTATTCCTGGCCGGTCTATCAAAAGAGGAAGAAAACGCTCCCTCTTTAA